From the bacterium genome, one window contains:
- a CDS encoding type II toxin-antitoxin system RelE/ParE family toxin, translating into MQHVVWLETASQDLSEILGYIEERNVLAALNLQESIECAVSQLPFHPYLYRLGRVSGTRELVVHPNYLVIYRVCVSSIEIINILHSRQQYPD; encoded by the coding sequence ATGCAGCACGTCGTCTGGCTTGAAACGGCAAGCCAAGATTTATCCGAAATCCTTGGTTACATAGAGGAACGCAATGTGCTTGCAGCCTTAAATTTGCAAGAATCAATCGAGTGCGCCGTTTCTCAATTACCTTTTCATCCTTACCTCTATAGACTTGGTCGCGTCTCGGGTACCCGGGAGCTGGTCGTACACCCAAATTATCTGGTGATATATCGCGTTTGCGTTTCCTCCATTGAGATCATCAACATCTTACACTCCAGGCAGCAATATCCAGATTGA
- a CDS encoding stability determinant — protein MKVALSPIESQFATTDEAEAYEQWFCAKVQTSLRLADKPDSIRIPHDEVMAKARARIETRIKDNAARRLA, from the coding sequence ATGAAGGTTGCTTTATCACCTATTGAATCACAATTCGCCACGACTGACGAAGCTGAGGCTTATGAGCAGTGGTTTTGTGCAAAAGTCCAAACGTCATTGCGGTTAGCTGATAAACCTGATTCAATCCGTATACCCCATGATGAAGTAATGGCGAAGGCTCGCGCCCGAATAGAAACAAGGATTAAGGATAATGCAGCACGTCGTCTGGCTTGA
- the tkt gene encoding transketolase: MSKIIDVVANTIRGLAMDGVQKANSGHPGMPMGMADVAAVLFLNHLNHCPSRPDWANRDRFVLSGGHGSMLLYSMLNLTGYDLPLSELAQFRQWGSKTPGHPEFGHTLGVEATTGPLGQGCGMATGMALAERMMAARFNSGVFTPVDHHTYVFCGDGDLMEGVSHEAFSLAGHLGLNKLVVFYDSNRITIEGGTSLSYSDDVRKRFVGYKWNVLEIDGHNVDAIDKAIVTAKAEKERPTLIITNTHIAHGSPNLHDSHKAHGEPLGAAEVKATKKALGLPEDQDFYVSEQVREVFAVRARELEAKVVAWEANYKKYAATYPDLAKTWQDCAKQELPADLEKAMPVFEKAEATRVSSGKVMQVLAKSLPWFVGGAADLAPSTKTFLDGLGSVLPGKFDGRNLHFGVRELGMSAVLNGMQLHGGFRVFGATFFVFSDYCRPTIRVAALMSLPTIYVFTHDSFYVGEDGPTHEPIEQIASYRCMPNVSVIRPADPTETVSAWIAALKNQSGPTLLLLTRQNLPVIDRKVYPAASNLEKGAYVLWQSGSGTPDLILIGTGSEVSLALDAAKELVKEGKNVRVVSMPSWDLFEKQSAEYRAQVLPMDCKKRLAIEAGSSMGWAKYVGCKGRTLTIDHFGASAPAGVLADKFGFTTANVVKLAKEVLG; encoded by the coding sequence GTGAGCAAAATTATTGATGTAGTGGCTAATACGATTCGCGGTCTTGCGATGGATGGTGTGCAAAAAGCAAATTCGGGGCATCCCGGAATGCCCATGGGTATGGCCGATGTTGCGGCCGTCCTGTTTTTGAATCATCTGAATCATTGTCCGTCTCGCCCCGATTGGGCGAATCGTGATCGTTTTGTATTGTCCGGCGGCCATGGCTCCATGCTGCTTTATAGCATGCTCAATTTAACCGGATATGACCTGCCTCTCAGTGAGCTTGCCCAATTCCGGCAGTGGGGCAGCAAGACGCCCGGTCATCCAGAGTTTGGCCATACCCTCGGGGTAGAAGCCACTACGGGGCCCCTGGGTCAGGGCTGTGGGATGGCCACCGGTATGGCGCTGGCGGAGCGCATGATGGCCGCCCGCTTTAATTCCGGCGTGTTTACCCCGGTCGATCACCATACCTATGTGTTCTGCGGTGATGGCGACCTCATGGAGGGGGTCTCGCATGAAGCCTTCTCGCTCGCTGGCCATCTGGGGTTGAATAAACTGGTGGTGTTCTATGATAGCAACCGCATCACGATCGAAGGTGGTACCTCGTTGAGCTACAGTGACGATGTGCGCAAGCGTTTTGTGGGTTATAAATGGAATGTGCTTGAGATAGACGGCCATAATGTGGACGCGATCGATAAGGCCATCGTGACCGCCAAGGCTGAGAAAGAGCGGCCCACCCTGATCATCACCAACACCCATATTGCCCACGGATCACCGAATCTGCATGATTCCCATAAGGCGCATGGCGAACCCTTGGGAGCGGCGGAAGTCAAAGCAACGAAGAAGGCGCTGGGCTTGCCGGAAGACCAGGATTTCTATGTTTCGGAGCAGGTGCGCGAAGTGTTTGCTGTCCGCGCCCGGGAGTTGGAGGCCAAAGTGGTGGCGTGGGAAGCCAATTACAAGAAGTATGCCGCGACCTATCCAGATCTGGCCAAAACCTGGCAGGACTGCGCTAAACAGGAATTGCCGGCCGATCTCGAAAAAGCGATGCCGGTTTTTGAAAAGGCGGAGGCAACCCGCGTTTCCTCAGGTAAGGTGATGCAGGTTCTGGCCAAGTCCCTGCCCTGGTTCGTGGGGGGCGCGGCGGATCTGGCGCCAAGTACCAAGACCTTCCTGGATGGGCTTGGCTCGGTATTGCCCGGTAAGTTTGATGGACGCAATCTGCATTTCGGGGTACGTGAACTGGGAATGTCGGCGGTGTTGAACGGCATGCAGTTGCATGGTGGCTTCCGGGTGTTTGGAGCCACGTTCTTTGTTTTCTCCGATTACTGCCGGCCCACCATCCGGGTCGCAGCATTGATGAGCCTTCCCACGATCTATGTGTTCACGCACGACAGTTTCTATGTGGGTGAAGATGGCCCGACGCACGAGCCTATTGAACAAATCGCCAGCTACCGGTGCATGCCGAACGTTTCGGTGATCCGGCCTGCCGATCCCACCGAAACGGTTTCTGCCTGGATCGCGGCACTCAAAAATCAGTCCGGCCCTACACTCCTGTTGTTGACCCGTCAGAATCTGCCGGTGATTGATCGCAAGGTCTATCCCGCGGCCTCGAATCTTGAGAAGGGCGCCTATGTTCTGTGGCAAAGTGGTTCGGGAACACCTGACCTGATTCTCATTGGGACGGGCTCCGAGGTCAGCCTAGCGCTGGATGCGGCGAAGGAATTGGTCAAGGAAGGCAAGAATGTGCGCGTAGTGAGTATGCCCTCCTGGGATCTCTTTGAAAAGCAGAGCGCGGAGTATCGGGCACAAGTGCTGCCGATGGATTGCAAGAAACGCCTGGCGATTGAAGCCGGCAGCTCCATGGGGTGGGCAAAATATGTTGGATGCAAAGGCCGCACGTTGACTATCGATCATTTTGGCGCTTCGGCTCCCGCCGGAGTCCTGGCTGATAAATTCGGCTTTACCACAGCCAATGTGGTGAAGTTGGCAAAAGAGGTTTTGGGGTGA
- the ppdK gene encoding pyruvate, phosphate dikinase: MAATSKKYVYSFGRGKTEGGASDKNLLGGKGANLAEMCILGLPVPAGFTVSTECCVDFFANKSCFPKSLTTEVEVALRQVETEMGMKFGDAKDPLLLSCRSGARKSMPGMMETVLNVGLCTKTIPGLVAKTGNERFVYDSYRRLIMMYSDVVMEKSEGVEPAEGKGIRMQLEGIMHELKSKKGYKSDTDMTTEDLKGLCEKFKERVKKVLGKAFPDDPMDQMWGGVGAVFKSWNGKRAISYRRIEGIPDEWGTAVNVQAMVFGNMGDTSATGVAFTRNPATGENKFYGEWLINAQGEDVVAGTRTPSPLNNDTKNDQNKHLLSLEDQMPAIYKQLCKIRETLEKHYKDMQDIEFTIQEGKLFMLQCRNGKRTGTAALNMAMDMLAEKLIDEKTAVLRLEPQQLDELLHPVVDPKAEAVLKALCKGLPAGPGGACGQIVFTSTDAVKWAKAGKTVILVREETNPEDVEGMRAAMGILTARGGMTSHAALVARGWGKCCIVGASGLHVDVHAKKLTVGTVVLKEGAMVTLNGSRGTVFSGKVALVDNSENPRFQKFMQLVDKFRTMGVRANVETAEDARKARAFGAEGIGLFRTEHMFYGKGCDEPLFLLRKMILSKSAEERVSVLKKLFRFVKSDIKATLAAMDGLPVTVRLLDPPLHEFVPQSAAKQKELAASLGISPKEVKARGDALHESNPMMGHRGVRLGITYPEITEMQIRAIFEAAAELIKSGKKCQPEIMIPVTCDLNELKHQKAIVTAVYEDVIARKKIDSIPYLFGTMIEIPRAALLADRMAQEADFFSFGTNDLTQMTFGFSRDDIGGFMGEYLEQKVVAADPFQTIDQDGVGQLIKMSVEKGRQTKKNLKVGICGEQGGDPESVKFCFKTGLNYVSCSPYRVPIARLAAAHAALRG, encoded by the coding sequence ATGGCAGCGACGAGTAAAAAGTATGTGTATAGTTTCGGCCGCGGTAAAACCGAGGGCGGAGCCAGTGATAAAAACCTATTGGGCGGCAAAGGTGCGAACCTTGCGGAAATGTGTATTCTCGGTCTTCCCGTTCCTGCGGGCTTTACCGTGTCCACCGAATGTTGTGTTGATTTCTTTGCGAACAAATCCTGTTTCCCCAAGAGCCTGACCACCGAGGTGGAAGTGGCCCTGCGCCAGGTGGAGACTGAAATGGGCATGAAGTTCGGTGATGCCAAGGATCCCCTGCTACTGTCCTGCCGTTCAGGTGCCCGCAAATCCATGCCCGGCATGATGGAAACCGTTTTGAACGTTGGGCTTTGCACCAAGACCATTCCCGGTCTGGTCGCCAAAACCGGTAATGAGCGTTTTGTGTACGACTCCTATCGCCGCCTGATCATGATGTACTCGGATGTGGTGATGGAGAAGTCTGAAGGCGTTGAACCCGCCGAGGGCAAAGGCATCCGCATGCAGCTGGAAGGCATCATGCACGAGCTCAAGTCCAAAAAGGGATATAAATCCGACACCGACATGACCACCGAAGACCTGAAGGGGTTGTGCGAGAAGTTCAAAGAACGCGTCAAAAAGGTGCTGGGCAAGGCGTTCCCGGATGATCCGATGGATCAGATGTGGGGCGGCGTTGGTGCTGTGTTCAAGAGCTGGAACGGCAAACGCGCCATCTCTTACCGCCGTATCGAAGGCATTCCAGACGAATGGGGTACCGCCGTCAACGTCCAGGCCATGGTCTTCGGTAACATGGGCGACACGTCCGCCACCGGAGTGGCATTCACCCGTAATCCCGCCACTGGCGAGAATAAGTTCTACGGCGAATGGCTGATCAACGCCCAAGGCGAAGACGTCGTGGCCGGAACCCGTACTCCCAGCCCGCTGAATAACGACACCAAGAATGACCAGAACAAGCACCTGCTCTCCCTTGAAGACCAGATGCCGGCCATCTACAAGCAGCTTTGCAAGATCCGCGAAACGCTTGAGAAGCATTACAAGGATATGCAGGACATCGAATTCACCATCCAGGAAGGTAAATTGTTCATGCTGCAGTGCCGTAACGGCAAGCGCACCGGTACCGCCGCACTGAACATGGCCATGGATATGCTCGCGGAAAAACTGATCGACGAGAAAACCGCCGTCCTGCGCCTGGAGCCCCAACAGTTGGATGAGCTCCTGCACCCTGTGGTAGACCCCAAGGCTGAAGCGGTCCTCAAGGCCCTCTGCAAGGGTCTGCCTGCGGGTCCCGGTGGCGCCTGCGGCCAGATCGTGTTCACTTCCACTGATGCAGTGAAGTGGGCAAAGGCGGGCAAGACGGTAATCCTGGTTCGCGAAGAGACCAATCCCGAGGACGTCGAGGGAATGCGCGCGGCCATGGGCATTCTGACCGCCCGCGGCGGTATGACCAGTCATGCGGCCTTGGTTGCCCGCGGTTGGGGCAAGTGCTGCATCGTCGGCGCAAGCGGTCTGCATGTGGATGTGCATGCCAAGAAACTCACCGTTGGCACCGTCGTATTGAAAGAGGGCGCAATGGTGACCTTGAATGGCAGCCGTGGCACCGTTTTCAGCGGCAAGGTGGCGCTGGTCGATAACTCCGAGAATCCCCGCTTCCAGAAGTTCATGCAACTGGTTGACAAGTTCCGCACAATGGGTGTGCGTGCCAACGTGGAAACCGCCGAGGATGCCCGCAAGGCGCGCGCCTTCGGGGCTGAGGGAATCGGACTGTTCCGTACCGAGCACATGTTCTACGGTAAGGGGTGCGATGAGCCTCTCTTCCTGCTCCGGAAGATGATCCTGAGCAAGTCTGCCGAAGAGCGCGTGTCGGTCCTGAAGAAGCTCTTCCGCTTTGTGAAGAGCGACATCAAGGCAACCCTGGCGGCCATGGACGGCCTGCCGGTCACCGTTCGGCTGTTGGACCCGCCCCTGCATGAATTCGTGCCCCAGAGCGCGGCCAAGCAGAAGGAATTGGCAGCCAGCCTCGGCATTTCGCCCAAGGAAGTCAAAGCCCGCGGCGATGCGCTTCATGAATCCAACCCGATGATGGGTCACCGTGGTGTGCGGTTAGGCATCACCTACCCGGAAATCACTGAGATGCAGATCCGGGCCATCTTCGAGGCGGCGGCGGAACTGATCAAGAGCGGGAAGAAGTGCCAGCCCGAGATCATGATCCCGGTCACCTGCGACCTCAACGAGCTGAAGCATCAGAAGGCCATCGTCACGGCAGTCTACGAAGATGTGATCGCACGCAAGAAAATCGACTCCATCCCCTATTTATTCGGGACGATGATCGAGATTCCGCGTGCGGCACTCCTTGCCGACCGCATGGCGCAGGAAGCCGACTTCTTCTCGTTCGGAACCAATGACCTGACCCAGATGACGTTCGGATTCAGCCGTGATGATATCGGCGGGTTCATGGGCGAATACCTGGAACAGAAGGTCGTTGCAGCTGATCCCTTCCAGACCATTGATCAGGATGGCGTGGGCCAGTTGATCAAGATGTCGGTAGAAAAGGGCCGTCAGACCAAGAAGAATCTGAAGGTCGGTATCTGCGGTGAGCAGGGTGGCGATCCGGAATCAGTTAAGTTCTGCTTCAAAACCGGCTTGAACTATGTGAGCTGCAGTCCGTATCGGGTGCCGATCGCCCGCTTGGCTGCCGCGCACGCGGCGCTCAGGGGCTAA
- a CDS encoding Spy/CpxP family protein refolding chaperone, protein MKNLGIVVGCVVGMTMIATANEPVGQGARPTPPMRQARGEMRDGGDMLMWMRPVVMKQLELTSEQQSQIAAVVNAATNEISSLRTKMQALAKKQAELMGAEPIDENAVLQLADEIGKVRSDMAKVQIKQMLVARKILTAEQRLKMREMMKNYMDKSEGRRPGGKMLKGENKPGEGSAPAKAE, encoded by the coding sequence ATGAAAAATCTTGGAATCGTGGTGGGGTGTGTAGTGGGCATGACGATGATCGCAACCGCGAATGAACCCGTTGGGCAGGGGGCACGGCCAACACCGCCGATGCGGCAAGCCAGGGGCGAAATGCGAGATGGGGGCGATATGTTGATGTGGATGCGCCCGGTGGTGATGAAGCAGTTGGAACTGACTAGTGAGCAGCAGAGTCAAATAGCTGCCGTGGTTAATGCGGCAACCAATGAAATAAGCTCATTGCGCACGAAGATGCAGGCCCTCGCCAAAAAGCAGGCGGAATTAATGGGTGCCGAACCTATTGATGAAAATGCGGTTTTGCAATTAGCCGATGAAATCGGGAAAGTTCGATCGGATATGGCCAAAGTGCAGATTAAGCAGATGTTGGTAGCCCGTAAAATTCTGACGGCTGAACAGAGGCTCAAGATGCGTGAAATGATGAAGAACTATATGGATAAAAGTGAAGGCCGACGGCCCGGCGGTAAAATGCTGAAGGGTGAAAACAAGCCCGGAGAAGGTTCCGCACCAGCTAAAGCGGAATAA
- the dnaA gene encoding chromosomal replication initiator protein DnaA has protein sequence MKFSCALRKTGITSSEEDAREGIAVSGNNASVMWSEACDHLSKLLHPDIYSRWIAVIEPGSLEGQTLTLRVGNNFYQTWLEENYLHLIKSAVSSVTGESYEIVFQVAKRMLEPEAPVTAPAAEPVAASRRQSGVRQPGAPVFNANFTFDAFVVGSSNNFGHAAALAVAQSPARAYNPLFIYGGSGLGKTHLMQAIGHYVLKNSNAKIAYLSSESFTNEYIEGLQNKTLVQFRKKYRSMDLLLIDDIHFLAGKERMQEEFFHTFNALFDAHKQIVLTSDRPASEIQGLEQRLVTRFEWGLVTELQPPDLETRIAILRNKQAQCGYKHSDEIILFIAKTIRSNIRRLEGALIRATSYASLMNRALTIQDLETLLRDTIDQEKQEDLTFEHIMKAVADHYDIRLVDMTSKRRPAAITMPRQIAMYLCRSLTPSSLPEIAGAFGKTHATILHAYREVARKMETDSDLRQNVSHLSRLLEKKS, from the coding sequence GTGAAATTTTCATGTGCTTTACGGAAAACGGGCATCACTTCATCCGAGGAGGATGCCAGAGAGGGAATTGCCGTGTCAGGAAATAATGCGTCTGTTATGTGGAGTGAGGCTTGTGATCATCTGAGCAAGCTGCTACATCCCGATATTTATTCGCGTTGGATCGCTGTAATTGAGCCAGGCAGCCTTGAAGGCCAAACTTTAACATTGCGGGTGGGTAATAATTTCTACCAGACCTGGCTTGAAGAAAATTATCTTCATCTGATTAAGTCTGCGGTTTCATCCGTGACAGGTGAATCTTATGAGATTGTCTTTCAGGTGGCCAAACGAATGCTGGAACCAGAAGCCCCGGTCACGGCTCCCGCGGCTGAGCCCGTAGCGGCATCACGTCGACAAAGCGGTGTTCGTCAGCCCGGTGCGCCGGTTTTCAACGCCAATTTCACCTTTGATGCCTTTGTGGTGGGCTCTTCAAATAATTTTGGTCATGCGGCCGCCCTGGCCGTTGCCCAGTCTCCAGCCCGCGCTTACAATCCGCTCTTCATCTATGGTGGCTCCGGACTCGGCAAGACCCATCTGATGCAAGCTATTGGGCATTATGTTTTGAAAAACTCCAACGCGAAAATCGCCTACTTGTCCTCCGAGAGCTTCACCAATGAATACATTGAGGGGCTTCAAAATAAAACCCTGGTTCAGTTTCGCAAAAAATACCGCAGCATGGATCTCCTGCTGATCGATGATATTCATTTCCTGGCTGGCAAGGAACGTATGCAGGAAGAATTTTTTCACACGTTCAATGCTCTTTTTGATGCTCACAAGCAGATTGTTCTGACCAGCGATCGACCCGCCAGTGAAATTCAGGGTCTTGAACAGCGCCTGGTGACCAGATTTGAATGGGGTTTGGTGACCGAACTTCAGCCCCCGGATCTTGAAACTCGTATTGCGATTCTTCGCAATAAGCAGGCCCAGTGTGGATATAAGCATTCTGATGAAATTATTCTGTTCATTGCCAAAACGATACGTTCCAATATCCGGCGGCTTGAAGGTGCCCTCATCCGGGCCACCTCATACGCCTCATTAATGAACCGTGCTCTTACAATTCAGGATCTTGAAACACTCCTGCGCGATACCATTGATCAGGAGAAACAGGAAGATCTCACCTTTGAGCACATCATGAAGGCTGTAGCCGATCACTATGACATCCGCCTGGTAGATATGACCAGCAAGCGGCGCCCGGCGGCCATCACAATGCCCCGCCAGATCGCGATGTACCTCTGCCGGTCACTTACCCCTTCCTCACTCCCCGAAATAGCTGGAGCGTTTGGCAAAACACACGCTACGATTCTCCATGCTTATCGGGAAGTCGCTCGTAAAATGGAAACCGATTCTGACCTTCGTCAGAATGTTTCCCACCTCAGCCGGTTGCTGGAGAAGAAGAGTTGA